Part of the Toxotes jaculatrix isolate fToxJac2 chromosome 1, fToxJac2.pri, whole genome shotgun sequence genome, gatggTTTACCTACACAATTTTGAACAGGCGAATCAAGCAGTTCAAATACAAAGCAACAGATGCTTGCTCCAAACCTTGTGAGGTCAGTTCTCAAACACTGAAACTAAGTGGACATGCTGTCCAAAATTGGAACCTCTTGAGACTGTTGGCTATGATAATTGGTAACAAAGTGCATCCCCAAGGTAATGTTTGGCAGCTAATTTTGCAGCTTAAGGATATTGTTGACCTGATTTGTGCTCAGCAAATTTCCAAGGCTCAGGTCGCCTATCTGGATGTTCTCATCCAAGAATATTTGAGACCTAAACACCATTACTTGCGGCATTATCCAGGACTGATCCTGAAATTTGGCCCACTCATCAGGCTATGGACTATGCGTTTTGAGAGCAAACATAGTTACTTCAAAAGATATACGAGACATCTGAAGAATTTCAAAAATTTGTGTTTGACTCTTTCAGAGAGGCATCAGATGTTTCATGCCTTTCTTTCTGCTGGGTCAGTGAGTCCTCCAGCCTTGCAAGTAAAAGATGGGTCACCATTTTACTCAGAGCTTTACAGTGATGAAGTTAAAGGCACAATCCTCCAGTTTGGCTTcactgaaagaaatacaaaaattcCTGTTGATGTGCAGTATAATGGGATAATTTACAGGAAGGGACAATTTGTTGTCACAAGGAATGATGATTCAGTGGAGTTTGGTGAAATCATCCTCATTCTCGTGAAAGATGATTTTGCACTTCATTTTTTGATGAGAGTATATGATGGGGAATTTCTTTCACGCTACCACATGTACTCTGTAAAAAAGGACACTGGAAGATTACAGTGCAGACTTGTTAATGAACTGATTGACATGTGGCCCTTATCATATTACATAAACAGTGGATACCAGATTGTCCCATTAAAGCACAGTCTCTTGTCACACTAAATCAGAAGGCCAGATGCTAAAATGGTCACTTTTGTGTGTATTAACAGACATGGATCAATCACAGAGGATAAGCGATGCTGTAGCAACAGTGCTTCCTGATCTTCCTGATCAAGTTGTCAAGTCAGTTGAAGATACTGTGAAGGGACTTGGTGCTGTAACAACAGATGATTTACagtacatcacagagggagactTGCTGCCAGTATTAAAGCCCATCCAAGCCAGAAGACTGGTTGCTGCTTGGGCCCAAAGCAGTGAGTATAAAACATTGCCACCACAACACAGTCTGTCAAAATGAATGCAATAATTTTGATAATATTTTGCAGAATTTATCAACACCCTACATTTTGTTACAGAATGGGAAAACATTAAAGGTTTAATGATTACAAATCTTTTTTGTATACTTTTACAGACTCATCCACTCTAGCTCCAGCCCTAGCATGTTCCTCTCTAGTGTCtatcctttcctctccctcctcggtcACTCCCTCACCATCAACATCCacagcttcatcatcatcaccatcagcaaGCTCTTATCAACTTGCGGCAAACTGGGTAGACAGTTTCCTGAAGAGTAAGTACAGAgtttggaaagacagaaaaggccAAGTCCGCGACTAGAACGAGAAATGGTAAGGATTGTGGTCTGTGAAATGATGAAGACTTGTAAAAATCCAACCAAAGATACAGAAACGCAAAGCAGGATCAGATGATGACACAGATGAAATATCTTGTGAACAAAGAGCAAGAGTTCAAGACACATATGGCTGTGTCAACTGGATGCCGAAACACCTGTCACTCCCTGAGACTGAGGAGagtcagctggaaaaaaaagaaaaaatgaagatGTTTGAACAGATGAACTATACTTCAGATGCTGTGAAAGAATTAATCAAGTCGACCTATTTCATGCAGCGCAGAGACATCAATAATGGCACAAGCATCCAGAAATTAAGCCAGCAATGGCCATTTTTGTTTGAGGAAGTTGGTATGGCAGCACACTTCCAGGAACTGACTGGCGAGAGTTTGATTGAGTCCTTCCTTGCTAATGTGGACAAAAAGGGGGCACGTCTCTTAAACTTCTTCAAACGTGCtgatgcacataaacacaaacgaGTTCTGGATGCTCTTCTCAAGCTTCAAACTGAAAGAGGTCACTCCACTGGTTGCTCAGAAGAGGTCATACAGATGGTGCTTCTTTTACTGGCTCATTTtgatgagaagaaagagcacCTGTTCCAGTTCATTGAGAAGACCAGCCTTGCCGAGGAGGTTCAGATGGAGAATGTGCCACCAACACCATGCCTCATTGTGTGTGGTAAGTAAACTGTAACAAACCTGCAAGCTTTCTATACCGATATACTACTATACAGTTGTACTCTTGGCTTGTTGTTCACTTTGATTGATTTCATAGCTTGTAGCCCACTTTGAGACACTGGCTTATATTTTACCTGATAACACGCAGTAGATTGAATGACTGATGATTTAGGCTTCTATTGAAGTATTTGTCactaaaatttgttttttcttgatgtttattattagggtcCTCCTGCTTTGCAGCTGAGACATTTATGTTGAGCATCGACAAAGAGGTTGTCAACGACCACATCACTTCCTTCACGTCTGCCATTTGCCTGATGTTTGGGAGTTACTACTGCTTCAACATACACTACCCAGTGGAACTACGGTCTACACTGGAGTTCCTCCAACGGtaaaatttctttctttttataatACTAGAAAATGCAAGGCGTGTGATATACTACCTGAggttgatctctctctctctctctctctctctctctctctctctctctctctctctctctctttcatacaGGTGTTTCTTTTCAATAAATCCGGAGAAAGGCACCAAAGTTGAgttgaaggaaaagagaaaagtgcaCTCAGTCAATCCCAGAGTCTTCACTTTGATCTCAGACCTTGCTGACCATGAGTGGACTTTCCAGTGATGTTGAGAGATGGCATGATAAAAGGTACACAGATGTTATACGTACTGCAGATGTTGTGTTGTTAACTTGTTTTTAGAGTTTTAGAGATGTGAAGTTTTACTAGGTTGTCTGGTACAGTTGACATGTGTTCACTGCACTGATTTTTGTACTTCAAAGAAGTTGAGGTAAatttgctagttccattctGGTGGACTTGTATCTTTAATGTGAAGAATTACCTTTAAAAAATTCCTTGGAGTAATTCTTTTTGATTAATGATGCAAGAGTTGAAACTTTTGTTCTTCAGGgctgattttatttataatgtgaaaataatacaCTGATACCACTGTGGTTAGATTTGTAACAAACAGTGCACTTTAAACAGTgcactttaacagtttataagtaaaaagtgtgttcagcttagtacactggttttaaaactggagcagtttcaatgtaaacttgtgaacatgtctttctcattcagagatacTATGTGATATGTTAAACTTTGATTttgatgtttacaacttcataaatatcaaataaagagtttctgtatttcaaaattttaaggtggatttttttgtggctgttttgttatatagatatagatatagatatatcaATATagatattgaaataagcacatttgttaactgtaaactctatgcttgattcagtattttaccacaacaaaaaagagtttgaacatttaaaactattttaacaataataataacatgtttccatgtaaattttcaggtaaaacagttttttttaaaactaagaacatttttgtacaataaaatactgaattgtattaactgtaaaatcaacagtatcaatacaatttattacagtaaatggagaaaatgttttaccataatttaacggtgctattttgGCAACAACAGCTGCCGTTATTTTactgtaaacttttttttttactctttttacagTGTACTATGACGTgatttggcatattttgacgccttacggccgtatgacgttttttatgacattttgaggtcgaaaaaaattttgactttttttggctgattttgacgccatactatactatgacgttttttatgacattttgaggtcgaaaaaaattttgactttttttggccgaaaaaaacgccatactatactatgacgttttttatgacattttgaagtcgaaaaaatttttgactttttttggccgattttgacgccttactatactatgacgttttttatgacattttgaggtcgaaacaaattttgactttctttggccgattttgacgccttactatactatgacgttttttatgacattttgaggtcgaaaaattttttgactttttttggccgattttgacgccttactatactatgacgttttttatgacattttgaggtcgaaaaaaatgttgactttttttggccgaaaaaaacgccatactatactatggcgttttttatgacattttgaggtcttccaaaaattttgactttttttggccgattttgacgccttactatactatgacgttttttatgacattttgaggtcgaaaaaatttttgactttttttggccgattttgacgccttactttactacggcgttttttatgacattttgaggtcgaaaaaatttttgactttttttggccgattttgacgccttactatactatgacgttttttatgacattttgaggtcgaaaaaaattttgacttttttcggccgaaaaaaacgccatactatactatgacgttttttatgacattttgaggtcgaaaaaatttttgactttttttggccgattttgacaccttactatactatgacgttttttatgacattttaaagtcgaaaaaaattttgactttttttgtccaattttgacgccttactatactatggccttttttatgacattttgaggtcgaaaaaaattttgacttttttttggtcgattttgacgccttactatactatgacgttttttatgacattttgaggtcgaaaaaaattttgactttttttgcaggaaaaaaacgccatactatactatgacgttttttatgacattttgaggtcgaaaaaaattttgactttatttggccgattttgaagccatactatactatgacgttttttatgacattttgaggtcgaaaaaaattttgactttttttggccgattttgacgccttactatactatgacgttttttatgacattttgaggtcga contains:
- the LOC121182230 gene encoding uncharacterized protein LOC121182230; translated protein: MFLSSVYPFLSLLGHSLTINIHSFIIITISKLLSTCGKLGRQFPEELVKIQPKIQKRKAGSDDDTDEISCEQRARVQDTYGCVNWMPKHLSLPETEESQLEKKEKMKMFEQMNYTSDAVKELIKSTYFMQRRDINNGTSIQKLSQQWPFLFEEVGMAAHFQELTGESLIESFLANVDKKGARLLNFFKRADAHKHKRVLDALLKLQTERGHSTGCSEEVIQMVLLLLAHFDEKKEHLFQFIEKTSLAEEVQMENVPPTPCLIVCGSSCFAAETFMLSIDKEVVNDHITSFTSAICLMFGSYYCFNIHYPVELRSTLEFLQRCFFSINPEKGTKVELKEKRKVHSVNPRVFTLISDLADHEWTFQ